One region of Mangifera indica cultivar Alphonso chromosome 3, CATAS_Mindica_2.1, whole genome shotgun sequence genomic DNA includes:
- the LOC123212065 gene encoding beta-D-xylosidase 1-like: protein MPTIQSFIKHYSFSSSLLPKTLVLLLLLTFNSIFVPVHSRSPFACDPRNGVTKSLRFCRAFLPIHVRVRDLIGRLTLQEKVRLLVNNAAAVPRLGIQGYEWWSEALHGVSNVGPGTKFGGAFPGATSFPQVITTAASFNQSLWEEIGRVVSDEARAMYNGGMAGLTFWSPNVNIFRDPRWGRGQETPGEDPVVAGKYAASYVKGLQGIFKRNRLKVAACCKHYTAYDLDNWKGVDRFHFNARVSKQDLEDTYNVPFKSCVIEGKVAGVMCSYNQVNGKPTCADPDLLKNTIRGQWRLSGYIVSDCDSVGVLYDNQHYTDTPEEAAADTIKAGLDLDCGPFLAVHTEGAVRTGLLKEDDVNLALANTITVQMRLGMFDGEPSAQPFGKLGPRDVCTEAHKHLALEAARQGIVLLKNSGPSLPLSTKRHHTVAVIGPNSDATVTMIGNYAGVACGYVSPVQGISRYAKTIHQEGCSGVACKGNQQFGAAEAAARQADATVLVMGLDQSIEAEFKDRTGLLLPGLQQELVARVSKASRGPTVLVLMSGGPIDVTFAKNDPRVSAILWVGYPGQAGGAAIADVLFGTTNPGGKLPMTWYPEDYLAKVPMTNMGMRADPSGGYPGRTYRFYKGNVVYPFGHGLSYTTFAHNLATAPEEVSISLATSFNAIKNSSLSSNAIRVTHTNCNKLSLGFHVDVKNTGSLDGTHTLLVFSEPPAGKWSASKQLIGFEKVHIVAGSQQRVKVNVDVCKHLSLVDQFGIRRIPMGEHNIHIGDIKHSISLQATLEEIKS, encoded by the exons ATGCCAACCATTCAGAGTTTTATCAAAcactattctttttcttcttcacttctCCCAAAAACACTCGTTCTGCTtcttcttttaacttttaactcTATATTTGTTCCTGTACACTCACGTTCACCTTTTGCATGCGACCCTCGAAATGGGGTGACCAAGAGTCTGAGGTTCTGCCGGGCGTTTTTGCCCATTCACGTGAGAGTGAGGGACTTGATTGGACGGCTGACACTGCAGGAGAAAGTCCGGCTACTTGTGAACAATGCAGCGGCTGTGCCCAGGCTTGGAATTCAAGGATACGAGTGGTGGTCCGAGGCTCTTCATGGCGTGTCAAATGTGGGTCCTGGAACTAAGTTCGGTGGGGCCTTTCCGGGAGCTACTAGCTTCCCTCAAGTCATCACCACCGCCGCTTCTTTCAATCAGTCACTGTGGGAGGAAATCGGACGG GTGGTGTCTGATGAAGCAAGAGCAATGTACAATGGAGGAATGGCTGGTTTGACATTTTGGAGTCCAAATGTGAACATATTTCGGGACCCCAGATGGGGAAGGGGCCAAGAGACTCCCGGTGAGGATCCTGTTGTAGCTGGAAAATATGCTGCCAGTTATGTGAAGGGACTGCAAGGCATCTTTAAAAGAAACAGGCTTAAAGTTGCTGCATGTTGTAAACATTACACAGCCTATGATCTTGATAACTGGAAGGGCGTTGATCGCTTCCACTTTAATGCTagg GTAAGCAAGCAGGATTTAGAAGACACTTATAATGTGCCATTCAAGTCATGCGTTATAGAAGGGAAAGTTGCCGGTGTTATGTGTTCTTATAATCAAGTCAACGGAAAACCCACTTGTGCTGATCCTGATCTTCTCAAGAACACAATTCGCGGCCAATGGAGGCTTAGTGG ATACATCGTCTCAGATTGTGACTCTGTTGGAGTCCTATATGATAATCAGCACTATACCGACACACCAGAGGAAGCAGCTGCGGATACCATCAAGGCAG GCTTAGATTTGGACTGCGGGCCTTTCCTGGCAGTCCACACAGAGGGGGCCGTGAGGACAGGATTGCTAAAAGAGGACGATGTAAACCTGGCTTTAGCCAATACAATAACGGTCCAAATGAGGCTGGGCATGTTTGATGGTGAGCCGTCGGCCCAACCATTTGGAAAGCTGGGCCCAAGAGATGTTTGCACCGAGGCTCACAAACACCTCGCTCTCGAGGCCGCGAGACAGGGCATTGTTTTGTTGAAGAACTCAGGGCCTTCTTTACCACTTTCTACTAAGCGTCATCATACTGTAGCAGTTATAGGGCCCAATTCCGATGCTACTGTAACAATGATTGGTAACTATGCAG GTGTTGCTTGTGGTTACGTTAGTCCTGTACAAGGGATTTCAAGATATGCGAAGACCATTCACCAGGAAGGTTGCTCAGGCGTTGCTTGCAAGGGGAACCAACAATTTGGAGCAGCGGAGGCAGCAGCCCGCCAGGCCGATGCAACGGTCTTGGTGATGGGCCTGGACCAATCCATAGAAGCAGAATTTAAGGACAGAACTGGATTGCTATTGCCAGGACTGCAACAAGAGCTTGTAGCCAGAGTGTCGAAGGCCTCAAGAGGTCCGACTGTGTTGGTATTGATGAGCGGCGGTCCCATTGATGTCACATTTGCTAAAAATGACCCTCGTGTTAGTGCCATTTTGTGGGTCGGTTATCCTGGACAAGCTGGTGGTGCTGCCATTGCTGATGTTCTGTTTGGAACAACTAATCCAG GAGGAAAACTGCCAATGACATGGTATCCAGAGGACTATTTAGCCAAGGTCCCAATGACAAATATGGGCATGAGAGCTGACCCATCAGGAGGCTATCCTGGAAGGACTTATCGATTCTATAAGGGCAATGTTGTTTACCCATTTGGTCATGGATTGAGCTATACTACATTTGCGCACAATTTAGCCACAGCCCCAGAAGAAGTGTCAATTTCTCTTGCAACAAGTTTCAATGCCATCAAGAACTCCAGTTTATCAAGCAATGCCATTAGGGTCACACATACAAATTGCAATAAACTCTCGTTAGGTTTCCATGTTGATGTTAAAAACACTGGCTCCTTGGATGGGACACATACTCTTCTTGTCTTCTCAGAGCCACCAGCCGGAAAATGGTCTGCAAGTAAGCAACTAATAGGCTTTGAGAAAGTCCACATTGTTGCTGGGTCGCAACAAAGAGTTAAGGTTAATGTTGATGTGTGCAAGCACCTAAGTCTTGTTGATCAATTCGGAATTCGAAGAATTCCAATGGGTGAACATAACATTCACATTGGAGATATCAAGCATTCAATTTCACTTCAAGCAACTTTGGAGGAGATCAAAtcttag